In Curtobacterium sp. TC1, the following proteins share a genomic window:
- a CDS encoding ABC transporter substrate-binding protein, producing MKKHIAVVALATAAAISLAGCAGSPGSSANAHVDLTFWHGYTEADGKVLDGIVKDFNESQDKVTITTQTKTWAVIDDTMLPALTAKKGPDIVAMTSDRLPVYAEKQALVDLSDFYDDDTSNTGELKEQAVAMEQVDGKEYGVPSGFVPLSVIYNKKLFAEAGIDAFPTTWDEWVADAKKLTKDENGDGTPEQYGLVLPDHQTVGNGIWPSLFAGNGGSITNDAGTESTIDSAANVETLEYWAKAIRQDKISPTGVDGIAADKLFTAGKTAMEIGGPWMAGVAKASDIDYGIAAIPAGPKAQVASAIGISLGVTAQTDDPKQAAAEDFLRYFNEKNVATKWALGSGWPSLRTDVTAADVDANPTVAALTGLPGTTIPLLPGVVNSGDVLTALDTATQKSIAGGDPESLLGTADTDVQSALE from the coding sequence ATGAAGAAGCACATCGCGGTCGTCGCGCTCGCAACAGCGGCGGCGATCTCCCTGGCCGGGTGCGCCGGCTCCCCCGGATCGTCCGCGAACGCCCACGTCGACCTGACGTTCTGGCACGGGTACACCGAGGCCGACGGCAAGGTCCTGGACGGGATCGTCAAGGACTTCAACGAGTCGCAGGACAAGGTCACGATCACGACCCAGACGAAGACGTGGGCGGTCATCGACGACACGATGCTCCCCGCGCTGACGGCGAAGAAGGGCCCGGACATCGTCGCGATGACCTCGGACCGACTGCCCGTCTACGCCGAGAAGCAGGCCCTCGTCGACCTGAGCGACTTCTACGACGACGACACCAGCAACACGGGGGAGCTGAAGGAGCAGGCCGTCGCGATGGAGCAGGTCGACGGCAAGGAGTACGGCGTCCCGAGCGGCTTCGTGCCCCTGTCCGTGATCTACAACAAGAAGCTCTTCGCCGAGGCCGGCATCGACGCGTTCCCGACGACGTGGGACGAGTGGGTCGCCGACGCGAAGAAGCTGACGAAGGACGAGAACGGCGACGGCACCCCGGAGCAGTACGGGCTCGTGCTGCCGGACCACCAGACGGTCGGCAACGGCATCTGGCCGAGCCTGTTCGCCGGCAACGGCGGCTCGATCACGAACGACGCCGGGACCGAGTCGACGATCGACTCCGCTGCGAACGTCGAGACGCTCGAGTACTGGGCGAAGGCGATCCGGCAGGACAAGATCTCGCCGACCGGTGTCGACGGCATCGCGGCCGACAAGCTCTTCACCGCCGGCAAGACCGCCATGGAGATCGGCGGCCCCTGGATGGCCGGCGTCGCGAAGGCGTCCGACATCGACTACGGGATCGCCGCGATCCCGGCCGGGCCGAAGGCGCAGGTGGCCTCCGCCATCGGCATCTCGCTCGGCGTGACCGCACAGACCGACGACCCGAAGCAGGCCGCTGCCGAGGACTTCCTGCGGTACTTCAACGAGAAGAACGTCGCGACCAAGTGGGCGCTCGGGTCGGGTTGGCCGTCCCTGCGCACCGACGTGACCGCCGCCGACGTCGACGCGAACCCCACCGTCGCGGCGCTGACCGGTCTGCCCGGCACGACGATCCCGCTCCTGCCGGGGGTCGTGAACAGTGGCGACGTGCTCACCGCCCTCGACACCGCGACGCAGAAGTCGATCGCGGGCGGCGACCCGGAGTCGCTCCTCGGCACCGCCGACACCGACGTGCAGTCAGCCCTGGAGTAG
- a CDS encoding LacI family DNA-binding transcriptional regulator — translation MSDVAAVAGVSKKTVSNVLSGYEHVSARTHDRVMAAVDELGYELNVSARNFRAGRSKVIGLAVPELRQAYFAELADAVIRAAGAVGYTVLIEQTASGVREADAITRMREHSIDGIIYSPLTVRSSDAPALEVKFPLVVLGEPIPDSPVTFITMSNADALHDATAHLLDAGRRSIAFIGSEPSGPVRTAQERLRGYREALAEHGVPFRQERVVPTALWHRAEGAAAARALLDSGVEVDGIVCCNDALALGAMSALQLAGRTVPDDVAVVGFDDIEESAYATPALTTVSADLDRVAATAVGVLVEQLEQDAAVGPGVLRSPHALVVRASSAPVAVERTVSV, via the coding sequence ATGAGCGACGTCGCAGCCGTCGCCGGCGTCTCGAAGAAGACCGTCTCGAACGTCCTGTCGGGCTACGAGCACGTCTCCGCCCGCACCCACGACCGGGTGATGGCTGCGGTGGACGAACTCGGCTACGAGCTCAACGTCTCGGCCCGGAACTTCCGCGCCGGCCGGTCGAAGGTCATCGGCCTGGCGGTGCCGGAACTGCGACAGGCGTACTTCGCCGAGCTCGCCGACGCCGTGATCCGCGCCGCCGGTGCCGTCGGGTACACGGTGCTCATCGAGCAGACCGCGAGCGGCGTGCGCGAGGCGGACGCGATCACCCGGATGCGCGAACACTCGATCGACGGCATCATCTACAGCCCGCTGACGGTGCGGTCGAGCGATGCTCCTGCGCTCGAGGTGAAGTTCCCCCTCGTGGTGCTCGGCGAGCCGATCCCGGACAGCCCGGTCACGTTCATCACGATGTCCAACGCAGACGCCCTGCACGACGCGACGGCGCACCTGCTCGACGCGGGCCGTCGATCGATCGCGTTCATCGGGTCAGAACCGTCGGGGCCGGTACGGACGGCGCAGGAACGCCTGCGCGGGTACCGCGAGGCGCTCGCCGAACACGGCGTCCCGTTCCGGCAGGAGCGGGTCGTGCCGACGGCGCTCTGGCACCGCGCCGAGGGTGCGGCGGCGGCGCGGGCACTGCTCGACTCCGGCGTCGAGGTCGACGGGATCGTCTGCTGCAACGACGCCCTGGCGCTCGGGGCGATGAGTGCGTTGCAGCTCGCCGGTCGGACCGTGCCGGACGACGTCGCGGTCGTCGGCTTCGACGACATCGAGGAGTCGGCGTACGCGACGCCCGCGCTGACCACGGTGTCGGCCGACCTGGACCGGGTCGCGGCGACGGCGGTCGGGGTGCTCGTCGAGCAGCTCGAGCAGGACGCGGCCGTCGGCCCGGGTGTGCTGCGCTCGCCGCATGCACTGGTCGTGCGGGCGTCGTCGGCGCCCGTCGCCGTGGAACGCACGGTCTCCGTCTGA
- a CDS encoding SDR family oxidoreductase translates to MRATIIGQNRTSLLERFIDPAETAALVTYLASPLSSATNGAAIRVDGGVLTGLL, encoded by the coding sequence ATGCGGGCCACGATCATCGGTCAGAACCGGACCAGCCTGCTCGAGCGCTTCATCGACCCGGCCGAGACCGCGGCGCTCGTCACCTACCTCGCGAGCCCGCTGTCCTCCGCGACGAACGGCGCCGCGATCCGGGTTGACGGCGGCGTCCTGACCGGGCTCCTGTAG
- a CDS encoding FAD-dependent monooxygenase translates to MSTDRKRVLISGASIAGPALAYWLDRYGYETTIVERAPELRTGGQNVDVRGAGREVSRRMGIEDDIRAATTGEVGTRFVGRSGSVIAEFPAGTTDSGGATAELEILRGDLAQLLVSRTTDTTEYRFGDRITGIADNDGGAGDGVTVQFEHAADERFDLVVAADGIGSSTRRLVFGDEPEIRSLGLETSYATIPRTDADDDWWRWYNAPGGRSVTLRPDPHGTIRATLSFVTDRTRERAGSERRSIEEQRRRLRTVFADAGWEAGRVLEGIDAAADLYSESIGQVRAPRWSEGRVALVGDAAYCASPVSGMGTSLSLTGAYVLAGELAAHVDHRDAFRGYERIMRPYVAQAQQLPPGVPRVANPKSRLGIAAFGAAVRVASTPFIGRLGDRFFTPPADAIDLPDYAHLG, encoded by the coding sequence ATGTCGACCGATCGCAAGCGCGTCCTCATCTCCGGTGCGAGCATCGCCGGGCCCGCCCTGGCGTACTGGCTGGACCGCTACGGCTACGAGACGACGATCGTCGAGCGCGCCCCCGAGCTCCGGACCGGCGGCCAGAACGTCGACGTGCGGGGTGCTGGGCGCGAGGTGTCGCGACGGATGGGCATCGAGGACGACATCCGCGCCGCCACGACGGGTGAGGTCGGCACGCGGTTCGTCGGCCGTTCCGGCTCGGTGATCGCGGAGTTCCCGGCGGGCACCACGGACTCGGGCGGTGCCACGGCTGAGCTCGAGATCCTGCGCGGTGACCTCGCACAGCTGCTCGTCAGCCGGACCACCGACACCACCGAGTACCGCTTCGGCGACCGCATCACCGGCATCGCGGACAACGACGGCGGCGCCGGCGACGGCGTGACCGTGCAGTTCGAGCACGCCGCGGACGAGCGGTTCGACCTGGTGGTGGCAGCAGACGGCATCGGGTCGAGCACCCGGCGTCTGGTCTTCGGCGACGAGCCCGAGATCCGGTCCCTCGGCCTCGAGACGTCCTACGCGACGATCCCCCGGACCGACGCCGACGACGACTGGTGGCGCTGGTACAACGCACCGGGTGGCCGATCGGTCACGCTGCGCCCGGACCCGCACGGCACGATCCGCGCGACGCTGTCGTTCGTGACCGACCGGACGCGGGAGCGCGCCGGCTCCGAACGACGATCGATCGAGGAACAGCGCCGACGCCTGCGCACCGTGTTCGCGGACGCCGGGTGGGAGGCGGGTCGTGTGCTCGAGGGCATCGACGCCGCCGCCGACCTGTACTCCGAGTCGATCGGGCAGGTCCGTGCGCCGCGGTGGTCCGAGGGTCGGGTCGCGCTCGTGGGTGACGCCGCCTACTGCGCCTCACCGGTCAGCGGCATGGGCACGAGCCTGTCGCTCACCGGGGCGTACGTGTTGGCCGGTGAACTCGCTGCCCACGTCGACCACCGCGATGCCTTCCGCGGCTACGAGCGCATCATGCGGCCGTACGTCGCGCAGGCGCAGCAGCTGCCGCCAGGGGTCCCGCGGGTCGCGAACCCGAAGAGCCGGCTCGGGATCGCTGCGTTCGGTGCCGCGGTCCGGGTCGCCTCGACGCCGTTCATCGGTCGACTCGGCGATCGGTTCTTCACACCTCCGGCGGACGCGATCGACCTGCCCGACTACGCGCACCTGGGCTGA
- a CDS encoding MarR family winged helix-turn-helix transcriptional regulator, with product MYTTTIDPVPHDEPTAPTDGRRGRDARSDRDDRRDREDRRDREAARRDGRALPDDDIRARVQQVGVRQQRFERHLARALDVDAAGLEAMDHLISHGQSTPTELARRLEISTAAMTLVLNRLESAGHVTRERHPSDGRKLVVTAAERSSDRAHDLVLPLIEGIEDVVADMDDSERATVQAFLDRLIGIYDDAMDGSGDRVG from the coding sequence ATGTACACGACTACCATCGACCCCGTGCCGCACGACGAACCGACAGCGCCCACCGACGGACGACGAGGCCGCGACGCGCGGAGCGACCGCGACGATCGACGCGACCGCGAGGACCGACGCGACCGCGAAGCCGCCCGTCGCGACGGACGAGCGCTGCCCGACGACGACATCCGCGCACGGGTCCAACAGGTCGGGGTCCGCCAGCAGCGGTTCGAGCGACACCTCGCCAGAGCGCTCGACGTCGACGCGGCCGGGCTCGAGGCGATGGACCACCTCATCAGCCACGGCCAGTCCACTCCGACCGAGCTCGCGCGACGGTTGGAGATCTCCACCGCTGCCATGACCCTCGTGCTCAACCGACTCGAGTCCGCCGGCCACGTCACGCGGGAGCGGCACCCCAGCGACGGCCGCAAGCTCGTGGTCACCGCAGCCGAGCGGTCGTCCGATCGTGCGCACGACCTGGTGCTGCCGCTGATCGAGGGGATCGAAGACGTCGTCGCCGACATGGACGACAGCGAGCGCGCCACCGTACAGGCGTTCCTGGACCGCCTGATCGGGATCTACGACGACGCGATGGACGGGTCAGGCGATCGCGTCGGGTGA
- a CDS encoding NADP-dependent oxidoreductase: MAVTAAGLNQLDEKIRQGEFKLILPYKTPLVLGHDVAGTVIAVGAGVRRIKPGDEVFARPRDHRIGTFAERIAVDEADVARAPSNVSAAEAASMPLVALTAWQALVEKGGVGPGTKVLVHAGSGGVGTIAIQLAKHLGAHVATTASAANAEFVRELGADVVIDYRAQDFEQELSDYDFVLDSLGGENLEKSLRVLRPGGKVVSINGTPDPAFAKEAGLNPVIRLVIAGISRKVRAQAKRLGVTYEFLFMRADGAQLQQIADLVQAGAIRPVVGATFDFDQTPEALASIGTSRVRGKTVVTSN; encoded by the coding sequence GTGGCCGTCACCGCCGCCGGCCTGAACCAGCTCGACGAGAAGATCCGCCAGGGCGAGTTCAAGCTGATCCTGCCGTACAAGACCCCGCTCGTCCTCGGCCACGACGTCGCCGGCACCGTGATCGCGGTCGGCGCAGGCGTCCGACGGATCAAGCCCGGCGACGAGGTCTTCGCCCGCCCCCGTGACCACCGCATCGGCACGTTCGCCGAGCGCATCGCCGTCGACGAAGCCGACGTCGCCCGCGCGCCGTCGAACGTGAGCGCAGCCGAGGCTGCCTCGATGCCGCTCGTCGCCCTGACCGCGTGGCAAGCGCTCGTCGAGAAGGGCGGGGTCGGACCGGGCACGAAGGTGCTCGTCCACGCGGGCTCCGGTGGCGTGGGGACGATCGCGATCCAGCTCGCCAAGCACCTCGGTGCCCACGTCGCCACCACGGCGTCGGCCGCCAACGCCGAGTTCGTCCGCGAGCTCGGTGCCGACGTGGTGATCGACTACCGAGCCCAGGACTTCGAGCAGGAACTGTCCGACTACGACTTCGTCCTCGACAGCCTGGGCGGCGAGAACCTCGAGAAGTCCCTGCGCGTGCTGCGCCCCGGCGGGAAGGTCGTGAGCATCAACGGCACACCCGACCCCGCCTTCGCGAAGGAGGCCGGGCTCAACCCGGTGATCCGACTGGTCATCGCCGGCATCAGCCGCAAGGTCCGCGCGCAGGCGAAGCGACTCGGGGTCACGTACGAGTTCCTGTTCATGCGAGCGGACGGCGCGCAGCTCCAGCAGATCGCCGACCTCGTGCAGGCCGGCGCGATCCGCCCGGTGGTCGGCGCCACGTTCGACTTCGACCAGACCCCCGAAGCGCTCGCGTCGATCGGGACGAGCCGCGTGCGCGGCAAGACCGTCGTCACCAGCAACTGA
- a CDS encoding alpha/beta fold hydrolase — MSATDPAITSYAHAPTKTVHAGGATFAYRELGPTGGIPVVFFVHLAATLDNWDPRIVDAIAATRHVIAFDQLGVGVSSGTFPDTLDTAADDAYTFITALGHEQIDVFSFSMGGMIAQDLVVAHPGLVRRLVLTGTGPRGGKDMDKVARTTYYDILRATLTRSDPKEFLFFNRDAVGQQAGKAFIARLEERTTDRDEAISAKAFRTQLKAIQRFGRSEPSDLSVITQPTLIANGDHDRMVPSVLSEDLHRRIAGSELVIYPNSGHGGVFQYWEQFAPVAAEFLAA; from the coding sequence ATGAGCGCCACCGACCCCGCGATCACCTCGTACGCCCACGCACCGACCAAGACCGTGCACGCGGGCGGTGCCACCTTCGCGTACCGCGAGCTCGGGCCGACCGGTGGCATCCCCGTCGTGTTCTTCGTGCACCTCGCAGCGACGCTCGACAACTGGGACCCGCGGATCGTCGACGCGATCGCCGCGACCCGGCACGTGATCGCCTTCGACCAGCTCGGCGTCGGCGTCTCCAGCGGCACCTTCCCCGACACCCTCGACACGGCAGCGGATGACGCGTACACGTTCATCACCGCCCTCGGCCACGAACAGATCGACGTGTTCTCGTTCTCGATGGGCGGGATGATCGCGCAGGACCTCGTCGTCGCGCACCCGGGTCTCGTCCGCCGCCTCGTCCTGACCGGCACCGGACCCCGCGGCGGCAAGGACATGGACAAGGTCGCTCGCACGACGTACTACGACATCCTGCGCGCCACGCTCACCCGGTCGGACCCGAAGGAGTTCCTGTTCTTCAACCGCGATGCCGTCGGTCAGCAGGCAGGCAAGGCGTTCATCGCGCGTCTGGAGGAACGCACGACCGACCGCGACGAGGCGATCAGCGCCAAGGCGTTCCGAACCCAGCTCAAAGCCATCCAGCGCTTCGGCCGGTCCGAACCGTCGGACCTGTCCGTGATCACGCAGCCGACCCTGATCGCCAACGGCGACCACGACCGGATGGTGCCCTCGGTCCTCTCCGAGGACCTGCACCGCCGCATCGCCGGCTCCGAGCTGGTCATCTACCCGAACTCCGGCCACGGCGGCGTCTTCCAGTACTGGGAGCAGTTCGCCCCGGTCGCCGCGGAGTTCCTCGCCGCCTGA
- a CDS encoding TetR/AcrR family transcriptional regulator, translated as MDRPPRRPDVERAVTQAPGRRERNRQDKLDRITAAAGELFAEHGVDDVTTQQIAERADIGAGTLFLYAKTKGELLLLVQNAKYDEALAQGRRAAEATDDVLDAVLALVTPIVACNRVQVSNGRTYLREMAFGDPGEPHHARALAISGQTEQSVAGILIDRGGLDDARAATLAHVVSAVVFVSMVSAVDPETTVTSVVESIRAQLEAVLPR; from the coding sequence ATGGATCGACCCCCTCGCCGACCAGATGTGGAGCGTGCAGTGACACAGGCCCCAGGCCGTCGCGAGCGGAACCGACAGGACAAGCTCGACCGGATCACGGCTGCTGCCGGCGAGTTGTTCGCCGAGCACGGTGTCGACGACGTGACGACCCAGCAGATCGCCGAGCGCGCGGACATCGGAGCCGGCACGCTCTTCCTGTACGCGAAGACCAAGGGCGAGTTGCTGCTGCTGGTGCAGAACGCGAAGTACGACGAGGCCCTCGCGCAGGGCCGTCGAGCTGCTGAGGCGACCGACGACGTGCTCGATGCGGTGCTCGCGCTCGTGACGCCGATCGTCGCCTGCAACCGGGTGCAGGTGTCCAACGGGCGGACCTACCTGCGGGAGATGGCGTTCGGCGATCCGGGCGAGCCGCACCATGCGCGAGCGCTCGCGATCTCGGGTCAGACCGAGCAGTCGGTCGCGGGGATCCTGATCGACCGCGGTGGTCTCGACGACGCACGGGCCGCGACGCTCGCGCACGTGGTCTCGGCGGTGGTGTTCGTCTCGATGGTGTCGGCCGTCGACCCCGAGACCACCGTGACGAGCGTCGTCGAGTCGATCCGGGCGCAGCTCGAGGCGGTCCTGCCGCGCTGA
- a CDS encoding SDR family NAD(P)-dependent oxidoreductase: MSRILVTGSTDGLGRATADTLLRDGHEVVVHARSTARAEAVADLLDRGATLVVADLSDRDAVIAAARDLDAGDPIDAVVHNAGVISGRALIPVNVVAPYLFTALLRTPTRHVYLSSGMHRGGRPRLDGVDWDGTAETNTYSDTKLFVTALAAEVAERRPGVLSNAVDPGWVPTKMGGAGASDDLELGHRTQEALVTDPDATLSGGYWFHGHRQEPHQAVADLRFRRQLVDALATATGITF, encoded by the coding sequence ATGTCCCGCATCCTCGTCACCGGATCGACCGACGGCCTCGGGCGGGCGACCGCCGACACCCTGTTGCGCGACGGGCACGAGGTCGTCGTGCACGCCCGAAGCACGGCACGGGCGGAGGCAGTCGCCGACCTGCTCGACCGTGGTGCCACGCTCGTCGTCGCCGACCTGTCCGACCGCGACGCGGTGATCGCCGCCGCGCGCGATCTCGACGCCGGCGACCCGATCGACGCGGTCGTGCACAACGCCGGCGTGATCTCCGGCCGTGCGCTGATCCCGGTCAACGTCGTCGCGCCCTACCTGTTCACCGCCCTGCTCCGGACGCCGACCCGGCACGTGTACCTGAGCAGTGGGATGCACCGCGGTGGCCGGCCCCGACTGGACGGCGTCGACTGGGACGGCACCGCGGAGACGAACACGTACTCGGACACCAAGCTCTTCGTGACCGCGCTCGCCGCCGAGGTCGCCGAGCGCCGGCCCGGCGTCCTGAGCAACGCCGTCGACCCGGGCTGGGTGCCGACGAAGATGGGCGGCGCGGGGGCGTCGGACGACCTCGAGCTCGGGCACCGCACGCAAGAGGCCCTCGTGACCGACCCCGACGCAACCCTCAGCGGCGGTTACTGGTTCCACGGGCATCGGCAGGAGCCGCACCAGGCGGTCGCTGACCTCCGGTTCCGCCGCCAACTCGTCGACGCCCTCGCGACGGCGACCGGCATCACCTTCTGA
- a CDS encoding manganese efflux pump MntP family protein has product MSFWALFLIALGVSADAFAVALGKGLHMKRFDVRHALVIALTFGAFQALMPLLGWLLGSAFARSIADFDHWIAFGLLALIGGKMLWEAFSKHEDTEQDTDRLPIRELLVLAIATSIDALAVGVTLAFLPVSIGGAVLLIGVTTAVLSFVGVVVGRRVGARFGKPAEIAGGVVLILIGVNIVLEHTGVIG; this is encoded by the coding sequence ATGTCGTTCTGGGCCCTCTTCCTCATCGCGCTCGGTGTCTCCGCAGACGCCTTCGCCGTCGCCCTCGGCAAGGGCCTGCACATGAAGCGCTTCGACGTGCGGCACGCCCTCGTCATCGCGCTGACGTTCGGTGCGTTCCAGGCGCTCATGCCCCTGCTGGGCTGGCTGCTCGGGTCGGCGTTCGCCCGCTCCATCGCGGACTTCGACCACTGGATCGCGTTCGGGTTGCTCGCGCTGATCGGCGGCAAGATGCTGTGGGAGGCGTTCTCGAAGCACGAGGACACCGAGCAGGACACCGACCGCCTGCCGATCCGTGAGCTCCTGGTCCTGGCGATCGCGACGAGCATCGACGCCCTGGCCGTCGGCGTCACGTTGGCGTTCCTGCCGGTGTCGATCGGCGGCGCGGTGCTGCTCATCGGTGTGACGACGGCGGTGCTGTCCTTCGTCGGCGTGGTGGTGGGCCGCCGTGTCGGAGCCCGGTTCGGCAAGCCCGCCGAGATCGCCGGCGGTGTGGTGCTCATCCTGATCGGCGTGAACATCGTGCTCGAGCACACGGGCGTCATCGGCTGA
- a CDS encoding LamG domain-containing protein yields the protein MILRHLRDGRVVALLLVVALAVVVLLNQFAPTRSAYSATVRNDTNTAATAPYFTCTGAVGADTANALFAYRLTESSNARTATDWSGRGVNGTYQGSMTAATPDPIACPRDTGSAYVLNGSTSYVTASRSYANPTTFSEEVWFRTTVAGGQLIGFGSSQTGGSGQHDRKLYLNTSGQLAFGTYSGTTQVVTSPRAYTDGTWHHAVTTMSPTNGMRLYVDGALVASNAAFKAPENFTGYFRIGYDTVSGWPGSPANPYFTGSMRYAAVYGTELSATQVAAHAAAGR from the coding sequence GTGATCCTCCGTCACCTGCGCGACGGCCGCGTCGTCGCCCTCCTGCTCGTGGTCGCCCTGGCCGTCGTGGTCCTCCTCAACCAGTTCGCCCCGACGCGCTCGGCCTACAGCGCCACCGTCCGGAACGACACGAACACGGCCGCGACCGCCCCGTACTTCACCTGCACGGGCGCCGTCGGAGCGGACACCGCGAACGCCCTGTTCGCGTACCGGCTCACCGAGTCGTCGAACGCCAGGACCGCCACGGACTGGTCCGGCCGCGGCGTGAACGGCACCTACCAGGGCTCGATGACGGCGGCCACCCCCGACCCGATCGCCTGCCCGCGCGACACCGGCAGCGCCTACGTGCTGAACGGCTCGACCAGCTACGTCACCGCCTCGCGCTCGTACGCCAACCCGACCACCTTCAGCGAAGAGGTCTGGTTCAGGACGACGGTCGCCGGCGGGCAGCTCATCGGCTTCGGCAGCAGCCAGACCGGCGGATCCGGCCAGCACGACCGGAAGCTCTACCTCAACACCAGTGGACAGCTCGCGTTCGGCACCTACAGCGGCACGACCCAGGTCGTCACGTCACCCAGGGCCTACACGGACGGCACGTGGCACCACGCCGTGACGACGATGTCGCCGACGAACGGCATGCGTCTCTACGTCGACGGCGCGCTGGTCGCCTCGAACGCTGCGTTCAAGGCCCCCGAGAACTTCACCGGCTACTTCCGCATCGGGTACGACACCGTCAGTGGGTGGCCGGGCTCCCCCGCGAACCCCTACTTCACCGGGTCCATGCGGTACGCGGCCGTCTACGGGACGGAACTGTCGGCCACCCAGGTCGCCGCCCACGCAGCAGCCGGACGCTGA
- a CDS encoding S26 family signal peptidase — protein sequence MSQTAAIPLSGTLDRPVLRGRAVTRSESVLAWLLALVAALLLTAAILFLSAGGRWFVVETPSMGEAAPVGTLVLDLPVDITTLHVGEIVSFETSANPDIVYTHRIIAIDADGGLHTRGDVNGAVDPWTLSQADVIGTPALLVPHLGWLFRAAPILLIGTLLILTLTSAFTDRVTRTCLRIAGSALTVSYAAFVLKPFVNVTTITNTSSPTGVEATVISSGIFPVRVDAHGGNTVHLVDGEVGRVVIHELTKNGHYQLTSNIDLDPLGWVALIALCLVPLVACLAVGRVEAVRPS from the coding sequence ATGAGCCAGACCGCAGCGATCCCGCTCAGCGGCACGCTCGACCGTCCGGTCCTCCGGGGCCGTGCGGTCACCCGCTCCGAGTCCGTCCTCGCCTGGTTGCTCGCCCTGGTTGCCGCTCTGCTGCTCACCGCGGCGATCCTGTTCCTGTCCGCCGGCGGCCGTTGGTTCGTCGTCGAGACCCCCTCGATGGGTGAGGCCGCCCCGGTCGGCACCCTGGTGCTCGACCTGCCGGTCGACATCACCACCCTGCACGTCGGCGAGATCGTCTCGTTCGAGACCTCCGCGAACCCCGACATCGTCTACACGCACCGCATCATCGCGATCGACGCTGACGGCGGTCTGCACACCCGCGGCGACGTGAACGGCGCCGTCGACCCGTGGACGCTCTCGCAGGCCGACGTGATCGGTACCCCGGCGCTCCTGGTCCCGCACCTCGGCTGGCTGTTCCGTGCCGCCCCGATCCTGCTCATCGGCACGCTCCTGATCCTCACCCTGACCAGCGCCTTCACGGACCGGGTGACCCGCACCTGCCTCCGGATCGCCGGCTCCGCGCTGACGGTCTCGTACGCCGCGTTCGTCCTCAAGCCGTTCGTCAACGTGACGACCATCACGAACACCTCGAGCCCGACGGGCGTCGAGGCCACCGTCATCTCGTCCGGCATCTTCCCGGTCCGCGTCGACGCCCACGGCGGCAACACCGTGCACCTGGTCGACGGCGAGGTCGGCCGCGTGGTCATCCACGAACTCACGAAGAACGGGCACTACCAGCTGACGTCGAACATCGACCTCGACCCGCTGGGGTGGGTGGCGCTCATCGCCCTGTGCCTGGTCCCGCTCGTGGCCTGCCTGGCGGTCGGCCGCGTCGAGGCGGTGCGTCCCTCGTGA
- a CDS encoding MarR family winged helix-turn-helix transcriptional regulator, translating into MTPAAHDDDAADLMAAFTAVVRANASLVNQLSARAGVHENALRALVLISDTGYSTPTEVAGYLGLTSGAVTNMIDRMSTAGLLERAPNPNDRRGSLLRLLPAGDDVVTDYRQRYAAILRAVDGAHGGELHEVLNDLATSLYDQAAAAGE; encoded by the coding sequence GTGACACCCGCCGCACACGATGACGACGCCGCCGACCTGATGGCCGCGTTCACCGCTGTCGTGCGCGCGAACGCGAGCCTGGTGAACCAGCTCAGCGCGCGCGCCGGAGTGCACGAGAACGCCCTCCGGGCGCTCGTGCTCATCAGCGACACCGGGTACTCCACGCCGACCGAGGTCGCCGGGTACCTCGGCCTGACCTCGGGCGCGGTGACGAACATGATCGACCGGATGAGCACCGCCGGACTCCTCGAGCGCGCGCCGAACCCGAACGACCGTCGTGGGTCGTTGCTGCGGCTGCTGCCGGCCGGCGACGACGTCGTCACGGACTACCGGCAGCGGTACGCCGCCATACTCCGGGCGGTCGACGGCGCACACGGCGGCGAGCTGCACGAGGTGCTCAACGACCTGGCGACGAGTCTGTACGACCAGGCCGCGGCGGCGGGGGAGTAG